The Thamnophis elegans isolate rThaEle1 chromosome Z, rThaEle1.pri, whole genome shotgun sequence DNA window AATGATGGCAGTTGGAATCCAGCAATATTTGGAGGCCACAGGTGCCTATTCTTGCATTAAAGAATATTTAACAAGAAAAccctatttaaaaaatattattattctgGAAGGAAGGATTAGACGTCTGTTCTTATTTCTGGGTTGCATGATCCTGTTTGAATTCAACTGTGTAGTGTGATATATTATTGCGATTTTTAAAACTCTTCCGAATTTGAAGCAGTCTTATTTAGACTTTTTGCCCAGTTAACTTTCTGATGCTGACTAGCCTAACAGAAACACAATTCATCCAGCAGGGTGCGCTGCTGCTAAAGGAAAGCAGGAATTCTCTTATTTATCCAGGTTTTTTATTGGGAAACTGGAACATAATTTCCTATAACCTCAACTTCACATTCCTCATTCTCAGGTAAATTCCTTTGAAGTAACAAAAGAAGAACTGCATATTTATGTGTACAGGGTATTTTTAGAACAAAAAGAGAAAACTCTGAGATTGAATTTTATATACTTCTAAGCAAATATCTCATTAGGAGAAAAAATGACCCAAATgcctaaaaaaagttttttttttcctgatctgctGAACTCTTTCAACTTTAATTGCTTGTCCGGTTAATTGAATCCCCATAAATGTGCATATGAGTAATGGTATAGTTGCTtttctaaaggaaaaaaatatatattttcttttggtaAATACATGTTTGAGAGAAACAGAGCAATCTGTTGTGCTCTGTCTCTCAATCTTGTGCTTTTCCTTAATGGATTTACATTTGTAAATTAGTCCTCCCCTCTCAAAAAATAGCTTGCCAACAACCTTGCAGCTGCTCTATTAATTTTGTGCGAGGAGCATTATTTTAAGGTTAATAGGATCAAAATGCTAACTAACAACAGGCTGAAGTTATTAATTCTCTGTTGATTATGGCTGCAGGTTTTGACCTGCATTGGATATCCTGTATCAATGGATACATACAAATCAGTAGGGAATTTGTTACTGAAATGAGAGTGAAAGGTTGAGAAGGTCCAGCCTCCCCCAAAAGGGTGTGCTTCCCCACTCCAAGATATACCTTTCTTTCCTTTATGTTTCTGAATCTCTTTTGAGGCACCCAATATGCCTTtatgccatggtggtgcagtggttagaatgcagtattgcaggctgattctgtccactgtctggagttcgatcctgactggttcaaagttgactcaggcttccaaggttggtaaaatgaggaaccagattgttgggggcaacatgctaacTCTGTAAGCTCTGCACTCAGAACAGAGGTCCCCAATCCCCTGGCCGTGACATACTACTGGGCTGTGAGCCATACAGAACTGGACCATGGACATGGTGGACGAGAGTGTGAGCCATACGCATCCCCACTTGGGCAAGCAGCAGGTGAGTGTGCGTGCATGCTTCATTTGCACAAGCGGTGAGGATATGTGCCCACCGTTCATGCAAATGGATGTGCTTGCTGATAGCTCACATGAAACTATATCCCCTGTACCCCActgccagaaaggttggagactcTGGCTTAGAGTGTGCTGTAAAGCCCTAATAAACGGTATATAGagctaagtgctactgctattctcAATTAGCAGGATAGCAGTAAGTTTCCATGGGCAAACTACCCCTAACCTCATGCCCTCCGCTTATGTTGAGTTTAGAACTTCCACAAATCCCAACCAACATGGGCCTGCACATCAGAAGGGGACCAGAGTACAGATCAGCCTACACATACGGCACCTCCCCACCTCACTCTCTGCAGCATAAACTGGGAGGGAAACATAGATTGTGTCCCTGCAGGCGAGATCAATAAGGGCCCCAAAGTTGTGTCTGAAACAGGGATTCCATCACCAGTATGGATAATACTGCAAGGATTCATAAAGGATATCCTCCAAGATGGGTTCCCCTCTACTCGACACAGTTCGATGCACATGTCCGAATGAGTTATATTCTATCAATGGAGAGCAGGAGGGTTTAAAATTTTCCTTGAAAGAAGGAGTAGCATGCTTTCCCCAATTATTTTTCCAGGCCTGCAGGGAGAAGATAAGATGATCATTCTGAGGGAATCGAAAAAGCTGACTCTTGTTCCACAACATCCCCACAATGTGGAAAAGTTATGAGTGGGTAGGCAAATCTTCTCTCTTCCCACTCCACTGCACCTACTAAAAGAGGAATCTAGTCTcattgcttttccttccttctttgagcCCTCCTCCATAGGGGATACGCAGATAAGAGTTCCTGGTCTACGAAGAACATCTCCAAAACATCCTGGACAGTTTTGTTTCTTGGTTTTTCACAACTTGTTCCGGATCAAGACCAGCACTCGTGCTGCCCAGTCTAAATAAAGGTGAAATGAATGGACAATGGCATGTCCAGCCTGGACAACAGACCAGTGGGTCCCATGGGTCGGGAGGGTTGGGAAAGCATCATTGGGTCGTGTGATATTGAGCTTCGTCATCTGGAGAGGAAAAGAACAAGTGTGAGATAAATTGTCCGCAGGAGGAATAACGAACTCAATTTAGACAACTGTCCCAATCATCATCATACAGCTGTATGATCTGCTAATTTAGAGCTACTACATCTGGAGTGCAAAGATTCAGGAAATCActggatggcagcaaagagacagagaaaaatcaGAATACTTTGCTGCCACCTGGTGACTGCCTCAAGGTTTGCAGCACAGATATTATTGTACTGAGCCCACTCATTCCAACTTTACCATATGTTCCAGTCTTTTAAGGAGACGTTCAAGCCGAGTATGCACTGTGCCAATATCATGTTCCATGGGCCGCAGCCATGTCCCTGCCTTCTTCAGCCACTCAAAATGCCGTTGGTAGCTTTGAAAATCGGAGGCAAACCGGGTTAGACCTGCAGAAACCTGGAGGAAGATAAAACCATACAGAAGTTATGAAGGAGAATGATGATGCTGCCCCATTTTTGCCTCGCAACAGAGAAACTGAGATGTTAGGGACATGAGACAGCAACTGGTTTGATTTGAATCTCCAGAGAAAACAGGCAAGTTCTCTTAAGGAAAAGtcaccaaaagaaaaagaaaaatggaatgatCATGAAGCAGCCTCTCCCAGCCTggttcaactcccaaaattctcagcaATAGCTATGCTGTTTGAGGAAGTCTGGAAGTTCATATATCTGAACAgtgtctagttcaggggtgttaaactctaTTTCATGGAGGGcctcatcaaggttgtgtttaaccttggaGGGGGGAGTGTAGGCATGGctagggtaggtgtggccagctcgaagtcactcatgtcagggacgtctgtggtggcccgagtgatcttccagcgaaaatgggctcccaagttcAATTTTCTGcggccatggcctcctgcaaccttctgccagcaaaaacagagcttgggagggccccacatggagctccattttcactggcagaagcattgcaggccaatccttcactatttccaggcgGGCGGCCCTGcatgccagatctaagcatcccgcgggacagatctggcctgcaggctttcagtttgacacctctggtatagTTAGAGAAGGCTGCTGTGAAACATCTGAAATCACCACTAGCTGGATTTCCTACAAGTGCTTTCCAGAGCTTGTTGTCCTCCAAATTATGTTGGAATACAATTCCCACCAACTTGGAACATAACCAGAACGATTATTCGGCCTATCTGGAGGGGAGCATAGTGAGAAAGTCAGTATTCTCATTGAAATTCTTATATTCCAATCAGACACAAGATGACCCTTTCCCAAACTGATGCTTTCTAGATATTTTGGACTACATTACTCCATCCAGTACACTCAGAGGGCATCAAACTGGGAAAGACCAGCTTCTGGAAATAAACTATTATGCCATGAAGAATCTTAAACGGGcaccaagaaaaaaaaggtaGCTGTTTTTACCTGGATGTTGGCAAGTTCTACAGCATTCATGGATAAAACTGGTAACGTTTCAAGCTTGTGTTCACCATCGGCTGGGAAATGTTTCTTCTGTATAGGGAACACAAAGAGAAAAAACTATGAAACCAATGAAGGCAAGACAAGCAGGCCCTACTTTTAAAAGGAGGACTAACTTAGCATAATCTAAACAATAACCTAAATATCCTCCAAATCTAAGATAACTGATTTTTATTAGAGGCTAAGAGGTGTTTTCTGCTTATTCTTCCCAACACATCTGCCTGCTGGTCCATCAGTAGAACAAGTCTCTGGAAAATGAAGAGAATGTCACCAAATTTGGAATGATGGGAAAAGCCAGCAAAAGAAAGATTGAGCTAAAAAATGGGCTGAATAAGACTGCAGGCAGTGGAGAAAAACAAtcaaaaaatatttctgtataAGAGGCAGCTGGGCAGTGGCTCAGAATGCTGCCAACTGCTTCATTCTAAGCCATTCCTCTCCCTGATCATGTGACCCAAGAATTACGCAGCCTGCTCTGGGTTTCGTTGTGTGCACGCACAAGCACACACGTAGGCACAGGGTGTTTGTCACACCGAAGCAAATATGGAAAGACAAACTCTCTGCGGTCTTTCTATACCTCAGGATTTCTCAACCCTttaagttgctaagattgaggaAAAACTACCATGTCTTAACAAACTGTCTACCTTTCTATTGCTCTGTGAACAATTTCCTGCCTTTATAGAAGGCAACATTCTTTCTTATGCTTGGTTGggcaatcagccagatgtttacactGAATTTGGTATTTTCATCTACCTATTGAGGCCTTCCCAAAGAGCTGGGATTGGCAGATGTTATTTGGTGGTGTTTGCAGAATCatcgcaggatggaagctgttccacgCAATGCCGCCATTTGCAAATTGGCTGATGGTGAATTtatcaatgccgatggtgttcaagtggtgcgccagatgttttgggattgcaaaaGGTGCCTTTTGTATTGGTactacttttgctttcttttgtcatgGTTGTTCTACTGTGCTCCCATTTTCAGGATTTGTATTTCGTGATTGCCtcaagttctttctcttctcttctgctgtctcccgGTATGGCAATGCCCACTATcttgatttttatatatttataaaggcTTCttccattgttattattgttatctcTCCACAACAATGCGAAGTCACAACTGCCACTTCTTtactggtgttggccttcatacacATTGAATTCTTCCCCAGAATTTAGGATGTACATAATGTATCAGCATAGTATGTATGCAGATCCAAGCTGTGTGgcctttttgcaattgacaggtGGACATTTTGTCAACCTGCATATTGTCTAAGCACCATTCAAGATTTATTTGATATGGCATCCAGTGCGCTgataaccactgggaccatcacaGCCAGTTTATACCATATTCTTTCAGTTTCCATTTTGAGATCTTGATACTTTCCAgtcttctttgtcttctattctaaTATTCCCTGGAACTGCCACATCAATTAGCCATGCTTTCTTCTTCTGAACCAGTTATATTTAATCTGGTGTGTTATGACCCAAGATTATCAGTCTATATCAGGAGatccacaatattttaacctgttCATTTTTACTACTTTTTCAAATGTATGTTCCCATCAATTTTTCATAATTGGTACATTTTAgagatgttccagtgaatcattttggcCACTGTGTTGGTTTATAATCAATTTATGGAATCTTGCATGACTTGAGTACAAGAtctactggggttttttttctgcttctttgcatcatcatcatcatcatcatcatcatatccaATGGACTCTAATAGGGAAGGCTTCTGGACTTACAAAGTGATTGGAGAGGGTCTTGGTATCAGTTAGCAGGTTTCTGGTCAAGGCAATAATAGAATCAAACTCCATCCGGGGGTCTGTGGGCTTTAGTCTGGGGTTTGGTGCAGCCCAGAGTCCTTCATACAGACTCAGTAGCATCACTACAATCTGACACACACCGTCtgcaaagaaaaagagagagagagagagagagagaggccaagGATGGCTGTTAGAAAGCCAGTGGCTGGAAACCAACTTTTCCAAAACATCACCTGTATATATGGGACTACCATCTCTGTATAAACCACAGGAGAGACAGTCAGTGGTAATGACTCATAGATTTGGACTATTCATGAAGCTATTGTTGGGTGTGACGCAGACTTTCTTGTACTGGTAAGCTGATTAACATTTGTAGAGTGATGGGAAACTTCCATTTCTGAATTCTTGAGAGTGTGAAATTTACTTGTAAATTCTTGCTCATTTCTTTTATAGGGAAATCTGTTTTTCTGATTCAGCAGGGAACAAGGGGCAGCCTCCTGTTTCCCTGAGAGTTAGACTTTGAAGTGTgtgagaaaaagaatgaaggaatgtCTACCTCTGTGACGGTTATCCCTTCCTTTTAAAAgttggaaaacattttaaaactctaTCCTGATTAGTACCTTGAAGAtattccattcatttatttattttactattctgGACTCTACTAACTCACTTTTGGCTGGTTCTCTAGGCATAACATGAACCCTTAAAGCCAGAGACTTCACAAATAAGGAGCTATCCAGAAACTTAGGGAGAGATTGAGGCTGGGGGCAGCTTGAGGCTGGGGGCAGATTTCTAAGATTATtgacccaaagttgctttttcaaaaggcaactggacttcctttattTTTGCTTGAAGCCATTTTGCCTGTCATCGAAGgagctttttctttgtttttgcttgaaaccgttttacttctcatccaagaaacttcctcagttctgaagaactgaacaagctccatggatgagaagcgaaacgtcttcaagcaaaaataaagaaagtccagtggccttttgaaaaagcacttttgagacagccgtgacctggataactgagaatcttcatagaggTAAGACTGTGGACATTCGCTTTCAATGCTCCCACTTCTGCAGCTCTGGGTTCGTTGGCTACATTTGCTCCAGAGATGCTTATTCTGAATGAACATGAGTGAATCCGCTCTGATTTCACATGCTACATTGAGGGGTGAGTTTGTGaaacaaaatacaggtagttctcaacttacgactatTCCTTTAGCGACCGCTTAAAGTTACaagggcattgaaaaagtgacttgcaaccggttcttgcacttatgaccatcgtgGCACCCTGTGGTCATCTTATTGTGGTtcggtatttatgatggttgcaaagtCCCAGGGTCTTTATTGCaaccttctcagctggcttccaacaagcaacgtGGAAACCAGCACAAGGCTTTGAGTCAGTCACAcgatgtctcacttaatgaccatgtggaaAAAagattgcagtcatgtgatgtctcacttaatggTAGCATCGCTTAACATTGAATTCTCCAGTCTCAATTAAGTGGAGGACTATTTGTAAATCACAAATAATGAACTAAGGTGAGTATGTTATCCAAATGACACCCCTAGGCTTAAAAATGGATCTGCAAAGTAGGTTTAATGCAAAGACCTGCATGTGTACTTCTCAACTTATCTAAGGCCCCTTTCACCTTCTGAGGCTGAGGGTTCAAGGCCCATCTCCGTATGCTTTTGTCAAATGAAACTGTTTCCTAGTCATGTCCTTTTCTCTGACACTTTGATGGATTAAGGTAGTGCCTGCAGAATTTGATGTTAGTTTATACACATTTTTTCTCCTGGAATCTAACCCCCACCTCTGCACCGACATTCCTTCTTCAAAAGACCTCTTTCTTCCACTTGGTGAGAGAGAAGTGtcaaggaatattttaaaatatttgtgtacgtgtgtgtgtgtttgtctgagGCCTTGAGGTGATCTAATCCCTGCAACCAGTTCCAGGTTCAAAATTCTTTAAGCTCCTAATTAACTCCCAATTTACTCAAAATAAATCCTGTGATACTGCTGTATTCTATGGATATGTTCACCCACACCCTTCACCAAATCAAAACAGCCTTAGCAGGTCCATTCACACAACATCTTAATAGAGTTAGCAGGTCCATTCACACAACATCTTAATAGAGTTAGCAGGTCCATTCACACAACATCTTAATAGAGTTAGCCTATATAGTTGCGTGTCGCTTTGCCCTCTGGGTGAACCCAGATCATTTTGGTGAGTTTAGAATGCAAACCTAGACTGTGGTTTAATACAATAGCCAAGTTAATGCTGGCTATTAATGTCGTTTTACAGATGGGTCACAGTAACAGTCAGGTTGGTTGATTGCAAATGAGGTAAAGAAatgtgaaaagaaaatggaagaagaaagtcTGTTATATCATCCTTTCAAAAGGTAGTACCATACAGAAAGGCCTTGATTTACCACCAGAATCGGGTtcagaattcctgttgctaagtaaagttgttaactgagtcatgcatgattttataacattttctttGATAAGCAAGTCACTGCAGTCGTCAAGTGAAtcatgcggtcattaagcaaatctagcttctcttactgactttgcttgtctgaagccagctgggaaggcctCAGATATGACCCTGGggtgctgcaattgtcataaatacatgcccgatgccaagtacccaaattttgattcCTGTGATTGTGGAGATGTGATGATGGTCAGAAGCGTGagccttttcagtgccattgtaattttaaacaaatagttgtaagccgaggactacctctactgcaGTGAAACTGAAGCATTTGATGGCCTTACATAGTTTTCTAAACCTTGCTTTATttaagcaaaaaaacaacaacccatccCTCACCCCAAATCCTGCTTCTCTCTGAGGTGCATTTCACTGGAAGCCCATCTGCCAAGACAGAGAGCGAGCATTTTAAGACTAAGAGTGTCTATGTTCAGTTTATGGAGGTGGGTGGGGGCTTCAGGGGGCTTTCTGAAGGTTAGGCTAGGTGTGGAAAAAGGCCTGCCTGGAGGGGGATGTGGAGGGAACTCAGGGATGGCCTAGAGGTGCCCCTCCAAAACATCTGGCAGCGCTTCTGAACATATTCCGCTGGGCAggcagggcacagagagagaaGGATTGTTGGATTAGGGAATTCCTTTGCTGCAAGAGAGTCATCCCGGCGCCTTTGCCATGaggtaaggaaaaaaaagttctcTTGGTATTCGGAAACAGTGATGCTGGGTCAGGAGGGAGGGTGAAGGAGGGGGTGAGTCAAGGTGTTTTCATGGAAAAGCTATCCGGTGTTGTGTTAGAGAGAAAACTGCATATTTTCCCCCTTGCCAGGAGCGAAGGCATAGGCCTCGATTTCAAAGGTGGTTGGGGTTTTTCGTGCCTTTTTCTCCGCCCACCCCTGGAGCTGAAACGCTTTGGCAatttttgtgtatttgtgtgtgtgtgtgtcaggggtgggttcctgccagttctaacctcttctatagaagaggttccacaaatctacagtgccacttagaaccggttccatctccctcccccccccgcccatctgcatacatcatcaagatgaagagtgagaggaggaattctgggagttgaagtccacaagtcttaaagctgtcaagtttgaacacccctggggtttttttttctaaagggttaagggtgcaaggctcttgtaattttatagctttaagacttg harbors:
- the IL11 gene encoding interleukin-11; this translates as MGLEPSASEDGVCQIVVMLLSLYEGLWAAPNPRLKPTDPRMEFDSIIALTRNLLTDTKTLSNHFKKHFPADGEHKLETLPVLSMNAVELANIQVSAGLTRFASDFQSYQRHFEWLKKAGTWLRPMEHDIGTVHTRLERLLKRLEHMMTKLNITRPNDAFPTLPTHGTHWSVVQAGHAIVHSFHLYLDWAARVLVLIRNKL